The Deinococcus aestuarii genome window below encodes:
- a CDS encoding class I SAM-dependent methyltransferase, with amino-acid sequence MTRKRSLDAASRAEDASRLRRLQRAYRAVADGLEDGTLPSVLARVTHPKLIELLVQLGPDHAASLARVCLTNEEFEALRTHAPASLVLGSVGALPVKYGWLRELLPEQVNGVLTVLREVAPLKPFDHIAANSQRFVSEARTWEAMNTCGLTTPVLAVEAAAALRKLAEARVDPARAQRDRVAMLERDLVGYRVTGFWPTPAPLATHLATLAELRPGLRVLEPQAGKGDLVDALLALEPELHVEVCEQNARLREVLEAKEYRVIGNDSMALQGEWDRVVMNPPFEGLADIGHVQHAYRLLAPGGVLVAVMGNGPFFRQERVARDFRAWLEGVDAEVTSNDPDAFKVSTTGHSTGVQTYTVRIVKPPLG; translated from the coding sequence ATGACCCGCAAGCGCAGCCTCGACGCAGCCAGCCGGGCCGAGGACGCCTCGCGCCTGCGCCGCCTGCAACGCGCCTACCGTGCGGTGGCGGACGGCCTGGAGGACGGTACGCTCCCGTCCGTGCTGGCCCGGGTGACCCACCCCAAGCTGATCGAGCTGCTGGTGCAGCTCGGCCCGGACCACGCCGCCTCGCTCGCCAGGGTCTGCCTGACCAACGAGGAGTTCGAGGCCCTGCGGACGCACGCGCCAGCCTCCCTGGTGCTGGGCAGCGTCGGGGCCTTGCCGGTGAAATACGGTTGGCTGCGGGAACTCCTGCCCGAGCAGGTGAACGGGGTGCTCACGGTTCTCCGGGAAGTGGCGCCCCTGAAGCCCTTCGACCACATCGCCGCGAACAGCCAGCGGTTCGTGTCCGAGGCGAGGACCTGGGAAGCCATGAACACCTGTGGGCTGACCACCCCGGTCCTCGCCGTGGAGGCCGCGGCCGCCCTGCGTAAGCTGGCCGAGGCGCGGGTCGATCCGGCGCGTGCCCAGCGGGACCGGGTGGCCATGCTCGAACGGGACCTGGTCGGATACCGCGTCACGGGGTTCTGGCCCACGCCCGCCCCGCTCGCCACCCACCTGGCGACGCTGGCCGAGCTGCGTCCGGGCCTCCGGGTCCTCGAACCCCAGGCCGGGAAGGGCGATCTGGTGGACGCCCTGCTGGCCCTGGAGCCCGAACTGCACGTGGAGGTCTGCGAGCAGAACGCCAGGCTGCGGGAAGTGCTCGAGGCCAAGGAATATCGGGTGATCGGCAACGACAGCATGGCCCTGCAAGGCGAATGGGACCGCGTGGTCATGAACCCGCCCTTCGAGGGGCTGGCCGACATCGGCCACGTCCAGCACGCCTACCGCCTGCTCGCCCCCGGCGGCGTGCTGGTGGCCGTGATGGGCAATGGACCGTTCTTCCGGCAGGAACGGGTGGCCCGGGACTTCCGGGCTTGGCTGGAGGGCGTGGACGCGGAGGTGACCAGCAACGACCCAGACGCCTTCAAGGTCAGCACCACCGGGCACAGCACGGGGGTCCAGACCTACACCGTGCGCATCGTGAAGCCGCCCCTGGGCTGA